A single genomic interval of Koleobacter methoxysyntrophicus harbors:
- a CDS encoding citrate/2-methylcitrate synthase produces MYQGSDVLILKDLAELAQRNNTIKDEFYDAHDIKRGLRNSNGTGVAVGLTAIGSVHGYELIDNKKTPAEGRLFYRGIDIYDIVNGFQKEGRYGYEECVYLLLFGELPSKEQMERFNKLLYCSRQLPTGFIENAVFKTPSRNLMNMLQRCTLFLYSYDENPDDSGVENLVRQSIELTARFPVIISYSYQAKAHYFDKKSLFIHPPQKNLSTAENILHMIRPDNKYTKVEAEILDLCLVLHAEHGGGNNSTFAARVVSSSETDTYSAVAAAVGSLKGPKHGSANIKVHEMVLNIKENVSNIQDKGKLKDYLLKIIKKEAFDKKGLIYGMGHAVYTSSDPRALLLKKKAFELAVEKDALDEFNLYKNIEELTVELFKDIKGEDIAISANMDLYSGLVYEMLGIPPELYTPLFAAARVASWCAHRIEQIVSDRKIIRPAYKCVSENRHYIPLAERKDITKQGCCKAV; encoded by the coding sequence TTGTATCAAGGTTCTGATGTTTTAATCCTTAAAGATTTGGCTGAACTTGCCCAAAGAAACAATACCATAAAGGATGAGTTTTATGATGCCCATGATATTAAAAGAGGCCTGAGAAACAGCAACGGGACCGGTGTTGCGGTAGGTCTCACTGCAATAGGTTCAGTCCACGGCTATGAATTAATCGATAATAAGAAAACACCCGCAGAAGGCCGTCTGTTTTACAGGGGAATTGACATCTATGATATTGTTAACGGTTTTCAAAAAGAAGGGCGTTATGGCTACGAAGAATGCGTATATCTACTGCTATTCGGGGAACTTCCTTCAAAAGAACAGATGGAGAGGTTTAATAAGCTGCTTTACTGTTCGAGACAGCTTCCTACCGGTTTTATTGAAAATGCCGTTTTCAAAACCCCAAGCAGAAATCTCATGAACATGCTTCAGCGGTGCACTTTGTTCCTTTACTCTTACGATGAAAATCCGGACGATTCAGGTGTTGAAAACCTTGTAAGGCAGAGCATAGAGCTCACAGCAAGGTTCCCGGTTATAATTTCCTATTCCTATCAGGCCAAAGCGCATTACTTTGACAAAAAAAGCCTCTTTATTCATCCTCCTCAAAAAAACCTGAGTACCGCAGAAAATATTCTGCATATGATAAGGCCTGATAATAAATATACAAAAGTAGAGGCTGAGATACTCGACCTATGCCTTGTGCTTCACGCAGAGCACGGCGGAGGGAATAACTCAACCTTTGCTGCCCGTGTAGTATCATCAAGCGAAACCGATACCTATTCAGCCGTTGCAGCAGCAGTAGGTTCACTGAAGGGGCCGAAACATGGAAGTGCAAATATAAAGGTTCACGAAATGGTATTGAATATCAAAGAGAATGTATCAAATATTCAGGATAAAGGAAAACTAAAGGATTATTTACTAAAAATAATTAAAAAAGAAGCCTTTGATAAAAAAGGACTTATATACGGGATGGGCCATGCAGTTTATACCAGCTCAGACCCAAGGGCTCTTTTATTGAAAAAGAAGGCCTTTGAACTGGCTGTTGAAAAAGATGCATTAGATGAATTTAACTTATATAAAAATATAGAAGAATTGACAGTTGAGCTGTTTAAAGATATAAAAGGAGAAGATATTGCAATCTCAGCAAACATGGATTTATATTCAGGCCTTGTTTATGAGATGCTCGGTATTCCTCCAGAGCTTTACACACCGCTGTTTGCAGCGGCAAGGGTTGCAAGCTGGTGTGCCCATAGGATCGAGCAGATCGTCAGTGATAGAAAAATCATAAGACCTGCTTACAAATGCGTTAGCGAGAACCGACATTATATCCCTCTTGCAGAAAGAAAGGATATCACGAAACAAGGTTGCTGTAAAGCAGTCTAA
- a CDS encoding sigma-54 interaction domain-containing protein: MEFDYRNSVKKNGSLIPPKDFSSFMVGKVVTVNKDMKNIIGLARRIAKSEAPVLISGASGVGKEVFAELVHSNSKRLNGPFIKLNCAAIPENLMESEFFGYEAGAFTGASKSGKKGVIELAEAGTLFLDEVGEMSLNMQAKLLRVLQDGKYLKVGGEKELKADIRIIAATNKNLEKMILSGGFREDLYFRLNVIPIRLPLLKDRKEDIPILSLYFLDYFNKQYNMEKKLSLEVMEELIDYPWPGNVRELKNTIERLVLISLNDLITKNDLTYSNFVSEKYGFLEKKHADNPAYDGSLSLKEMVEEYEINIILQAVKRYGSIRKAARVLKVTPSTISRKLSEYNRKKGTGK; this comes from the coding sequence ATGGAGTTTGATTACAGGAATTCTGTAAAAAAGAATGGGAGCCTAATCCCCCCTAAGGACTTTTCTTCATTTATGGTCGGCAAAGTTGTTACCGTTAACAAAGATATGAAAAATATAATAGGGCTCGCTAGAAGGATTGCAAAATCGGAGGCACCTGTGCTGATTTCCGGCGCATCGGGGGTAGGGAAGGAAGTCTTTGCTGAACTCGTACACAGCAACAGCAAAAGGCTTAATGGCCCCTTCATAAAACTGAACTGTGCTGCAATACCTGAGAACCTTATGGAATCGGAATTTTTCGGTTATGAAGCAGGGGCTTTTACCGGCGCGTCGAAAAGCGGGAAAAAGGGGGTTATTGAATTAGCGGAAGCGGGGACCCTTTTCCTCGACGAGGTGGGGGAAATGTCTTTAAACATGCAGGCAAAACTGCTGAGGGTCCTCCAGGACGGGAAATATCTGAAGGTGGGAGGGGAAAAGGAATTAAAGGCAGATATAAGGATTATAGCGGCAACCAACAAAAACCTTGAAAAGATGATCTTAAGCGGCGGTTTTAGAGAAGACCTGTATTTCAGGTTAAATGTGATCCCCATCCGGCTGCCGCTTTTAAAAGACAGAAAGGAAGACATACCGATATTATCACTGTATTTTCTTGACTATTTCAACAAACAGTATAACATGGAGAAGAAGCTGTCTTTAGAGGTAATGGAGGAACTCATTGATTATCCGTGGCCGGGCAATGTAAGGGAATTGAAAAATACCATAGAACGTTTAGTGCTGATTTCCCTTAATGACTTAATAACAAAAAATGACCTGACATATTCTAATTTCGTGTCGGAGAAGTACGGCTTTTTAGAAAAAAAACACGCCGATAATCCGGCTTATGACGGCAGCCTGTCCTTAAAAGAAATGGTGGAAGAATATGAAATCAATATAATCCTTCAGGCCGTTAAAAGATACGGGAGTATCAGGAAGGCTGCAAGGGTATTAAAGGTTACGCCGTCAACAATATCAAGGAAACTCAGTGAATATAACAGGAAAAAGGGGACTGGGAAGTAA
- a CDS encoding MurR/RpiR family transcriptional regulator produces MGKYERYKEEFLQKLTENNHRFTKDHIAIAEYLKKNYKKVSYMKLNELSEVLKMDSNVIMEYLNLIGFNDYEEFRKSLREIITVKLKTTDRFQISMEINPKISSILNLVVNKEMQNMNHFLNSFDERTFSTIIEEIMDAPEIIVVGTRASSPVAIYAEYIFNRIGKKTKKIISGGSENFDYLSTVDRNALVMAFGFARYPKETIKILGFFRKRNFRIISITDNNLSPLARLSDIVLTIPCESISFTDFFAVPMSLVNILVISVSQLDEETSLKHLNEFENIAKDMGFYF; encoded by the coding sequence ATGGGTAAATATGAAAGATATAAAGAGGAATTTCTGCAAAAACTGACGGAAAACAATCACAGGTTCACGAAGGACCATATCGCTATTGCGGAATATTTAAAGAAGAATTATAAAAAGGTATCCTACATGAAATTAAATGAATTATCGGAAGTCCTTAAAATGGATAGTAATGTCATAATGGAGTACCTGAATCTAATAGGTTTTAATGATTATGAAGAATTTCGCAAAAGCCTCAGGGAAATAATTACGGTTAAATTAAAAACTACCGATAGATTTCAGATATCAATGGAAATCAATCCCAAAATAAGCAGTATATTGAACCTCGTTGTAAATAAGGAAATGCAGAACATGAATCATTTTTTAAATAGCTTTGATGAACGGACCTTCAGTACAATAATAGAAGAAATAATGGATGCACCGGAGATTATAGTAGTAGGCACAAGGGCATCTTCACCTGTTGCCATCTATGCCGAGTATATCTTTAACAGAATAGGGAAAAAGACAAAAAAGATAATATCGGGGGGGTCAGAAAACTTTGATTACCTTTCAACCGTTGATAGAAATGCGCTGGTCATGGCCTTCGGTTTCGCAAGATATCCAAAGGAGACCATTAAAATCCTCGGGTTTTTCAGAAAAAGGAATTTCCGGATTATATCCATAACAGATAACAACCTGTCACCTTTAGCAAGATTATCCGATATAGTTTTAACCATCCCGTGTGAATCCATCTCTTTTACCGATTTTTTTGCTGTTCCCATGTCCCTTGTTAACATACTGGTCATATCGGTAAGCCAGCTCGATGAGGAAACCTCTTTAAAACACCTGAATGAATTCGAAAACATAGCAAAAGACATGGGGTTCTATTTTTAA
- a CDS encoding Na+/H+ antiporter NhaC family protein, with protein sequence MENYGFLSILPPLLAIILSVITKNVVISLFLGIMVGTTVLCGGNLFNGFYVFIKDYVFVQVADSYNAQSLTNMLIIGAFVAIITQSGGAVAFAKKVSKWINTKAKAEVAMWLGGLFIWFSDSANALLVGPVFQSIGDRLRVSREKFAYILDSTASPICSLVPIISWGVYIMGLINKELEALGITNMTSWDVFVKAVPYQFYSILTLFMCGYVAFTQFDYGPMLQAQMRAESGKLLRDGAVPLRSTRQVELPEGVEPKMITMVLPLLAMLAVMFFIFIRNGFPFQPLKGPIIRVGIACGFLTGAFICIFLSIRYGIMDFKKAQDTLFEGMTGMVYLMVVMIFAWSLGSLCKTLGTANYIIETTKGFLNPSLLPVIVFTVGALMSLATGSSWGPYAILMPIAIPMSINMGAPLFVTVASVISGGLFGDHCSPLSDTTLLASMGAASDHIDHFRTQFPYAVTVAVIAGILFAIAGFSESFIIIIPGAAALAAVVYFLHKQAIKNYENGINSKKITAS encoded by the coding sequence ATGGAAAATTACGGATTTCTATCGATTCTTCCGCCTTTACTGGCAATAATCCTCTCAGTAATAACAAAAAATGTAGTTATCTCCCTCTTTCTGGGTATAATGGTCGGTACCACAGTACTATGTGGTGGTAACCTCTTTAACGGTTTTTACGTGTTTATAAAGGATTACGTATTCGTGCAGGTTGCTGATTCATATAATGCTCAATCATTAACAAACATGCTTATAATAGGGGCCTTCGTCGCTATCATTACCCAATCCGGTGGTGCTGTGGCTTTTGCTAAGAAGGTTTCCAAGTGGATCAATACCAAGGCCAAAGCAGAGGTTGCAATGTGGTTAGGCGGTTTGTTTATCTGGTTTTCCGACTCTGCCAATGCCCTTCTTGTGGGCCCCGTCTTTCAGTCAATCGGCGATAGGCTCAGGGTCTCAAGGGAAAAATTTGCTTATATTCTAGATTCAACAGCTTCCCCCATCTGTTCCCTTGTGCCGATAATAAGCTGGGGGGTATATATAATGGGATTAATAAATAAGGAGCTGGAAGCCCTGGGAATCACCAACATGACAAGCTGGGATGTCTTTGTAAAAGCGGTTCCTTACCAGTTTTACAGTATATTAACCCTTTTCATGTGCGGTTATGTTGCCTTTACCCAGTTTGACTACGGTCCTATGCTGCAAGCTCAAATGAGGGCCGAATCAGGAAAACTCTTAAGAGATGGTGCTGTCCCCTTAAGAAGCACTAGACAGGTCGAACTTCCTGAAGGGGTAGAACCCAAGATGATTACAATGGTGCTTCCTCTGTTAGCTATGCTGGCAGTTATGTTCTTCATATTTATCCGAAACGGTTTCCCCTTCCAGCCTTTAAAGGGGCCCATTATAAGGGTGGGAATCGCCTGCGGCTTTCTGACAGGAGCATTTATCTGCATATTCCTATCTATTAGATACGGCATAATGGATTTTAAAAAGGCTCAGGACACCTTGTTCGAAGGAATGACCGGTATGGTGTACCTGATGGTTGTAATGATCTTTGCATGGTCACTGGGCAGTTTATGTAAAACTTTGGGAACAGCAAATTATATCATTGAAACAACAAAAGGGTTCTTAAACCCTTCACTGCTCCCCGTAATAGTATTTACCGTCGGAGCCCTTATGTCCCTTGCTACGGGATCGTCATGGGGACCCTATGCCATACTTATGCCGATAGCTATTCCTATGTCTATTAATATGGGGGCACCACTATTCGTAACAGTTGCTTCGGTCATAAGCGGCGGTCTGTTCGGCGACCACTGCTCTCCCCTATCTGACACGACCCTCCTGGCATCAATGGGAGCAGCATCTGACCATATAGACCATTTTAGAACCCAGTTTCCTTATGCAGTTACCGTAGCAGTTATTGCAGGGATACTTTTCGCAATAGCCGGTTTCTCGGAAAGCTTTATAATTATAATTCCGGGTGCGGCAGCTCTGGCAGCAGTAGTTTATTTCCTTCATAAACAGGCAATTAAGAATTATGAAAACGGGATTAATTCCAAAAAAATTACAGCATCTTAA
- the mntA gene encoding type VII toxin-antitoxin system MntA family adenylyltransferase antitoxin, which yields MDKDLLIKKLTAYFSDQDDIEIVYLFGSVAKGKNRRSSDVDIAVLFSEGMPLLERFERKLEIAGELEEMLGTEADVIDLEEADIYFVRQVMLNKKLLIDKNVHRRVKFEVNSRRIFFDMKPFYDMYHEQALKRLERE from the coding sequence ATGGATAAGGACCTGCTAATTAAAAAATTAACAGCCTATTTTTCTGATCAAGATGACATTGAAATAGTATATCTCTTTGGTTCAGTAGCTAAAGGAAAAAACCGTAGAAGCAGCGATGTTGATATTGCTGTGCTATTTTCTGAAGGAATGCCGTTATTGGAGAGATTTGAGAGAAAATTAGAGATTGCCGGCGAACTTGAAGAAATGCTGGGGACAGAAGCTGATGTAATTGACCTTGAAGAAGCGGATATATATTTTGTCCGACAGGTTATGCTGAACAAGAAGCTCTTAATAGATAAAAATGTCCATAGAAGGGTTAAATTTGAAGTCAATAGCCGAAGGATTTTTTTTGATATGAAGCCCTTCTATGATATGTATCATGAACAGGCATTAAAGAGACTGGAAAGGGAGTAA
- the panD gene encoding aspartate 1-decarboxylase: MLRTMMKSKIHRAVVTDANLKYMGSITIDEALMERADILPNEKVQVVNNNNGARFETYVIPGERGSGTICLNGAAARLVQKGDEVIIISYCIMENAEAKGHKPIVVFVDKRNNPVDCSEDLNFED; encoded by the coding sequence GTGTTGAGGACAATGATGAAATCCAAAATCCATAGGGCCGTTGTCACCGATGCCAACCTGAAGTATATGGGGAGCATAACCATAGATGAAGCGCTCATGGAAAGGGCGGATATCCTTCCGAATGAAAAGGTGCAGGTAGTCAACAATAACAACGGTGCCAGGTTTGAAACCTATGTGATACCAGGGGAAAGAGGCAGCGGAACTATATGTTTAAACGGTGCAGCAGCCCGCTTAGTGCAAAAAGGAGATGAGGTAATCATCATTTCCTACTGCATTATGGAAAACGCGGAGGCAAAGGGGCACAAGCCTATTGTTGTTTTTGTCGATAAAAGGAATAATCCCGTAGATTGTTCAGAGGATCTAAATTTTGAAGATTGA